One part of the Glycine soja cultivar W05 chromosome 11, ASM419377v2, whole genome shotgun sequence genome encodes these proteins:
- the LOC114376249 gene encoding KH domain-containing protein HEN4-like isoform X2 translates to MGSNFLSPPAKRSALDPNPFPPNGPSKRSRQSKPPPPLSVPPGHVAFRLLCNASRIGGVIGKSGSVIKTLQQSTGAKIRIEDAPQESPDRVILVIADAALSCKVLLRNEEVVEVSKAQEALLKVFDRILEVAAEMEGVDVGDRVMSCRLVADSAQAGSVIGKGGKVVERIKKETGCKIRVLTDDLPLCASASDEMIEIEGRVSSVKKALVAVSQRLQDCPSVNRIKMMGNKPYEIVQYETLDALPREILTAAPRGTLTVVPHETVDHLLLRSSALSTLSSSSNSYATRVHSLSAEVNRVSSLEPKALQQEVSFRILCSNDRVGGVIGKGGNIVRALQSETGATISIGPLVAECEDRLITIAASENPESRYSPAQKAAVLVFSRSIEVGFEKELDSGLNKGSTVTVRLVVPSSQVGCLIGKGGVIVSEIRKATGANIRIIGTDQVPKCASDNDQVVQISGEFSSVQDALYNATGRLRDNLFVSTQNSAGTRSLSSLRVDTSPYGIQQDFVPHGSQLPATTSHCLSRHTFAQGIDHLGLSRNLDHPSSPGLWTRNLDRTSSPLLWTRNLDCPSSPGLWTRNLDRPSSPGLWTRKLDRPSSPGLWTQPTVAGINSRSINDFSLGLTSRKGGLELVSGSKSAIVTNTTVEIVVPDDTIDCVYGENGRNLVRLRQISGAKVVIHEPRPGTSDRIIVISGTPDETQAAQSLLQAFILSGS, encoded by the exons atgGGAAGCAACTTTCTCTCTCCGCCAGCTAAGCGCTCCGCACTCGACCCGAATCCGTTTCCTCCAAACGGACCTTCAAAGCGCTCCAGGCAATCCAAGCCTCCGCCGCCGCTCTCCGTGCCGCCCGGCCACGTAGCCTTCCGCCTCCTCTGCAACGCCTCCCGAATCGGCGGCGTTATCGGCAAGTCTGGCTCCGTCATCAAAACTCTCCAGCAATCCACCGGCGCCAAGATCCGAATCGAGGACGCGCCGCAGGAGTCGCCGGACCGAGTCATCCTGGTGATTGCCGACGCCGCACTCAGCTGCAAGGTTCTGCTGAGAAACGAAGAAGTCGTTGAGGTGTCGAAGGCGCAGGAGGCGCTGCTGAAGGTGTTCGATAGGATCCTCGAAGTGGCAGCGGAGATGGAAGGAGTCGACGTTGGGGACAGGGTAATGTCTTGCCGGCTGGTGGCGGACTCGGCGCAGGCTGGCTCCGTCATCGGCAAGGGCGGGAAGGTGGTGGAGAGGATCAAGAAGGAAACCGGATGTAAAATTAGGGTATTAACTGATGATTTGCCACTTTGTGCCTCCGCTTCCGATGAAATGATCGAG ATAGAAGGCAGAGTGTCATCTGTAAAGAAGGCACTTGTTGCGGTCTCCCAACGGCTTCAAGATTGTCCCTCTGTTAATAGAATAAAGATGATGGGAAACAAACCTTATGAAATAGTTCAGTATGAAACTTTAGATGCACTTCCTCGTGAGATTTTAACTGCAGCTCCACGTGGGACTTTAACTGTAGTACCACATGAGACTGTAGATCATCTTTTGCTTAGGAGCTCTGCACTTTCTACTTTATCCAGTTCCTCTAACAGCTATGCCACCAGAGTTCATTCACTGTCAGCAGAAGTTAATAGAGTCTCATCCTTGGAACCAAAAGCACTTCAGCAGGAAGTCTCCTTCAGAATACTTTGTTCAAATGATAGAGTTGGAGGAGTTATTGGAAAGGGAGGCAATATTGTTAGAGCTCTTCAGAGTGAGACAGGGGCTACAATAAGTATTGGTCCTTTGGTAGCTGAGTGCGAGGATCGATTAATTACTATTGCTGCTTCAGAG AATCCTGAGTCAAGATATTCACCAGCACAAAAGGCTGCTGTGCTTGTTTTCTCCAGGTCCATTGAGGTTGGTTTTGAGAAGGAGCTAGACTCTGGATTAAATAAGGGGTCAACTGTTACTGTGCGTCTTGTAGTTCCATCAAGCCAAGTTGGTTGTTTGATAGGAAAAGGTGGAGTAATAGTATCAGAAATTCGAAAGGCAACTGGGGCCAACATAAGAATAATTGGGACTGATCAGGTGCCAAAATGCGCATCAGATAATGATCAAGTCGTACAG ATATCAGGAGAGTTTTCAAGTGTGCAAGATGCCTTGTATAATGCTACTGGTAGACTGCGAGATAATCTTTTTGTCAGCACACAGAATAGTGCTGGAACAAGGAGCCTTTCTTCTCTACGAGTTGATACCAGTCCCTATGGGATACAGCAGGATTTTGTTCCTCATGGAAGCCAACTGCCTGCAACCACTTCTCACTGTCTGAGTAGACATACTTTTGCTCAGGGCATTGATCATCTTGGTCTTTCTAGAAATTTAGATCATCCTTCGTCACCAGGGTTATGGACTAGAAATTTAGACCGTACTTCTTCACCTTTGTTATGGACTAGAAATTTAGACTGTCCTTCTTCGCCAGGGTTATGGACTAGAAATTTAGACCGTCCCTCTTCGCCGGGGTTATGGACTAGAAAATTAGATCGTCCTTCTTCACCGGGGTTATGGACGCAGCCA ACAGTGGCTGGGATAAATTCAAGAAGCATTAATGATTTTAGTTTGGGATTGACATCTCGAAAAGGCGGCTTAGAACTTGTGAG TGGAAGTAAATCTGCTATCGTGACTAATACGACAGTCGAAATTGTGGTTCCTGATGATACTATTGACTGTGTATACGGGGAAAATGGTCGCAATTTGGTTCGTCTGAGACAG ATATCGGGTGCCAAGGTTGTTATCCATGAACCTCGTCCCGGAACAAGTGACAGGATTATTGTCATATCCGGTACACCAGATGAAACCCAAGCAGCGCAGAGCCTTCTCCAAGCATTTATTCTTAGTGGCTCATGA
- the LOC114376249 gene encoding KH domain-containing protein HEN4-like isoform X1: MGSNFLSPPAKRSALDPNPFPPNGPSKRSRQSKPPPPLSVPPGHVAFRLLCNASRIGGVIGKSGSVIKTLQQSTGAKIRIEDAPQESPDRVILVIADAALSCKVLLRNEEVVEVSKAQEALLKVFDRILEVAAEMEGVDVGDRVMSCRLVADSAQAGSVIGKGGKVVERIKKETGCKIRVLTDDLPLCASASDEMIEIEGRVSSVKKALVAVSQRLQDCPSVNRIKMMGNKPYEIVQYETLDALPREILTAAPRGTLTVVPHETVDHLLLRSSALSTLSSSSNSYATRVHSLSAEVNRVSSLEPKALQQEVSFRILCSNDRVGGVIGKGGNIVRALQSETGATISIGPLVAECEDRLITIAASENPESRYSPAQKAAVLVFSRSIEVGFEKELDSGLNKGSTVTVRLVVPSSQVGCLIGKGGVIVSEIRKATGANIRIIGTDQVPKCASDNDQVVQISGEFSSVQDALYNATGRLRDNLFVSTQNSAGTRSLSSLRVDTSPYGIQQDFVPHGSQLPATTSHCLSRHTFAQGIDHLGLSRNLDHPSSPGLWTRNLDRTSSPLLWTRNLDCPSSPGLWTRNLDRPSSPGLWTRKLDRPSSPGLWTQPTVAGINSRSINDFSLGLTSRKGGLELVSSGSKSAIVTNTTVEIVVPDDTIDCVYGENGRNLVRLRQISGAKVVIHEPRPGTSDRIIVISGTPDETQAAQSLLQAFILSGS, translated from the exons atgGGAAGCAACTTTCTCTCTCCGCCAGCTAAGCGCTCCGCACTCGACCCGAATCCGTTTCCTCCAAACGGACCTTCAAAGCGCTCCAGGCAATCCAAGCCTCCGCCGCCGCTCTCCGTGCCGCCCGGCCACGTAGCCTTCCGCCTCCTCTGCAACGCCTCCCGAATCGGCGGCGTTATCGGCAAGTCTGGCTCCGTCATCAAAACTCTCCAGCAATCCACCGGCGCCAAGATCCGAATCGAGGACGCGCCGCAGGAGTCGCCGGACCGAGTCATCCTGGTGATTGCCGACGCCGCACTCAGCTGCAAGGTTCTGCTGAGAAACGAAGAAGTCGTTGAGGTGTCGAAGGCGCAGGAGGCGCTGCTGAAGGTGTTCGATAGGATCCTCGAAGTGGCAGCGGAGATGGAAGGAGTCGACGTTGGGGACAGGGTAATGTCTTGCCGGCTGGTGGCGGACTCGGCGCAGGCTGGCTCCGTCATCGGCAAGGGCGGGAAGGTGGTGGAGAGGATCAAGAAGGAAACCGGATGTAAAATTAGGGTATTAACTGATGATTTGCCACTTTGTGCCTCCGCTTCCGATGAAATGATCGAG ATAGAAGGCAGAGTGTCATCTGTAAAGAAGGCACTTGTTGCGGTCTCCCAACGGCTTCAAGATTGTCCCTCTGTTAATAGAATAAAGATGATGGGAAACAAACCTTATGAAATAGTTCAGTATGAAACTTTAGATGCACTTCCTCGTGAGATTTTAACTGCAGCTCCACGTGGGACTTTAACTGTAGTACCACATGAGACTGTAGATCATCTTTTGCTTAGGAGCTCTGCACTTTCTACTTTATCCAGTTCCTCTAACAGCTATGCCACCAGAGTTCATTCACTGTCAGCAGAAGTTAATAGAGTCTCATCCTTGGAACCAAAAGCACTTCAGCAGGAAGTCTCCTTCAGAATACTTTGTTCAAATGATAGAGTTGGAGGAGTTATTGGAAAGGGAGGCAATATTGTTAGAGCTCTTCAGAGTGAGACAGGGGCTACAATAAGTATTGGTCCTTTGGTAGCTGAGTGCGAGGATCGATTAATTACTATTGCTGCTTCAGAG AATCCTGAGTCAAGATATTCACCAGCACAAAAGGCTGCTGTGCTTGTTTTCTCCAGGTCCATTGAGGTTGGTTTTGAGAAGGAGCTAGACTCTGGATTAAATAAGGGGTCAACTGTTACTGTGCGTCTTGTAGTTCCATCAAGCCAAGTTGGTTGTTTGATAGGAAAAGGTGGAGTAATAGTATCAGAAATTCGAAAGGCAACTGGGGCCAACATAAGAATAATTGGGACTGATCAGGTGCCAAAATGCGCATCAGATAATGATCAAGTCGTACAG ATATCAGGAGAGTTTTCAAGTGTGCAAGATGCCTTGTATAATGCTACTGGTAGACTGCGAGATAATCTTTTTGTCAGCACACAGAATAGTGCTGGAACAAGGAGCCTTTCTTCTCTACGAGTTGATACCAGTCCCTATGGGATACAGCAGGATTTTGTTCCTCATGGAAGCCAACTGCCTGCAACCACTTCTCACTGTCTGAGTAGACATACTTTTGCTCAGGGCATTGATCATCTTGGTCTTTCTAGAAATTTAGATCATCCTTCGTCACCAGGGTTATGGACTAGAAATTTAGACCGTACTTCTTCACCTTTGTTATGGACTAGAAATTTAGACTGTCCTTCTTCGCCAGGGTTATGGACTAGAAATTTAGACCGTCCCTCTTCGCCGGGGTTATGGACTAGAAAATTAGATCGTCCTTCTTCACCGGGGTTATGGACGCAGCCA ACAGTGGCTGGGATAAATTCAAGAAGCATTAATGATTTTAGTTTGGGATTGACATCTCGAAAAGGCGGCTTAGAACTTGTGAG CAGTGGAAGTAAATCTGCTATCGTGACTAATACGACAGTCGAAATTGTGGTTCCTGATGATACTATTGACTGTGTATACGGGGAAAATGGTCGCAATTTGGTTCGTCTGAGACAG ATATCGGGTGCCAAGGTTGTTATCCATGAACCTCGTCCCGGAACAAGTGACAGGATTATTGTCATATCCGGTACACCAGATGAAACCCAAGCAGCGCAGAGCCTTCTCCAAGCATTTATTCTTAGTGGCTCATGA
- the LOC114375508 gene encoding dynamin-related protein 3A-like yields MADEVPSPPAASAATAPLGSSVISLVNRLQDIFARVGSQSTIDLPQVAVVGSQSSGKSSVLEALVGRDFLPRGNDICTRRPLVLQLVQTKRKPNLDNNDEYGEFLHLPGRKFHDFSEIRREIQAETDREAGGNKGVSDKQIRLKIFSPNVLDITLVDLPGITKVPVGDQPSDIEARIRTMIMSYIKTPTCLILAVTPANSDLANSDALQMAGIADPDGNRTIGVITKLDIMDRGTDARNLLLGKVIPLRLGYVGVVNRSQEDIQMNRSIKDALVAEENFFRNRPVYNGLADSCGVPQLAKKLNQILAQHIKAVLPGLRARISTSLVAVAKEHASYGEITESKAGQGALLLNILSKYCEAFSSMLEGKNEMSTSELSGGARIHYIFQSIFVRSLEEVDPCEDLTDDDIRTAIQNATGPKSALFVPEVPFEVLVRRQISRLLDPSLQCARFIYDELIKISHRCMVTELQRFPFLRKRMDEVIGNFLREGLEPSENMIAHLIEMEMDYINTSHPNFIGGSKALEIAAQQTKSSRVAIPVSRQKDALESDKGSASERSVKSRAILARQANGVVTDPGVRAASDVEKIVPSGNTGGSSWGISSIFGGGDSRMTMKENIASKPHAEPVHSIEQSISMIHLREPPPILRPSESNSETEAIEITVTKLLLRSYYGIVRKNVEDLIPKAIMHFLVNNTKRELHNVFIKKLYRDNLFEEMLQEPDEIAVKRKRCRELLRAYQQAFKDLEELPLEAETVERGYSLPETSGLPKIHGLPTSSMYSTSSSGDYYAASPKHSRSKRSSHSGELQSPLHANADSNGSGRPFMSGFYPTVDA; encoded by the exons ATGGCAGACGAGGTTCCTTCTCCTCCCGCAGCATCTGCAGCTACTGCTCCTCTTGGTTCCAGCGTGATCTCCCTTGTGAACCGCCTTCAGGACATCTTCGCCCGCGTCGGAAGCCAATCCACCATCGACCTCCCCCAAGTCGCCGTCGTCGGCAGCCAGAGCAGCGGCAAGTCCAGCGTCCTCGAAGCCCTCGTCGGCCGCGACTTCCTCCCCCGCGGCAACGACATCTGCACGCGCCGCCCCCTCGTCCTCCAGCTCGTCCAGACCAAGCGCAAGCCCAACCTCGACAACAACGACGAGTACGGCGAGTTCCTCCACCTCCCCGGCCGGAAATTCCACGATTTCTCCGAGATTCGCAGGGAAATTCAG GCTGAAACTGATAGGGAAGCGGGTGGGAACAAAGGTGTATCAGACAAGCAGATCCGACTTAAGATTTTTTCACCAAATGTTCTTGATATCACACTGGTAGATCTCCCAGGCATTACGAAGGTTCCTGTGGGTGACCAGCCTTCTGATATTGAAGCTCGCATCAGAACAATGATCATGTCATATATCAAAACTCCCACCTGTCTCATTCTAGCTGTCACACCAGCTAATTCAGATTTGGCTAATTCAGATGCTCTTCAGATGGCAGGGATTGCTGATCCTGATG GTAATAGAACAATCGGTGTAATCACAAAG TTGGATATAATGGACAGAGGTACTGATGCCCGGAATCTGTTACTAGGAAAAGTTATTCCTCTCCGACTTGGTTATGTAGGTGTTGTAAATCGCAGTCAGGAG GATATTCAAATGAACCGGAGTATAAAGGATGCTCTTGTTGCTGAAGAGAATTTTTTCCGCAATCGTCCT GTATACAATGGTTTAGCAGATAGTTGTGGTGTTCCTCAACTAGCAAAGAAGTTGAACCAG ATTCTGGCACAACATATAAAGGCTGTGCTACCTGGGCTGAGAGCACGTATAAGCACTTCACTAGTTGCTGTTGCGAAGGAGCATGCAAGCTATGGAGAAATCACCGAGTCCAAG GCTGGTCAGGGTGCACTTCTCCTGAATATTCTTTCAAAATATTGTGAAG CGTTCTCCTCCATGCTTGAGGGAAAGAATGAGATGTCTACATCCGAGCTATCTGGTGGAGCACGAATCCATTACATTTTTCAATCCATCTTTGTCAGAAGTTTAGAG GAGGTGGATCCGTGTGAAGACCTAACTGATGATGACATCCGTACTGCCATACAGAATGCTACTGGGCCCAAATCAGCATTGTTTGTTCCAGAA GTGCCATTTGAAGTCCTTGTGCGAAGGCAAATATCGCGTCTATTGGATCCAAGCCTTCAATGTGCCAGGTTTATATATGATGAATTAATAAAG ATCAGCCATCGCTGTATGGTGACTGAACTGCAGCGATTCCCTTTCTTGCGGAAGCGCATGGATGAAGTTATAGGGAACTTTCTACGAGAAGGCCTTGAACCCTCAGAGAACATGATTGCGCACCTCATAGAAATGGAG ATGGACTACATAAACACTTCccacccaaattttattggtggAAGCAAGGCATTAGAAATAGCTGCGCAACAGACCAAGTCCTCTAGGGTTGCTATACCAGTTTCTAGGCAAAAG GATGCTCTGGAATCTGATAAGGGATCTGCCTCTGAGAGAAGTGTGAAGTCTAGGGCTATTCTAGCAAGACAAGCTAATGGAGTAGTTACTGATCCG GGTGTCCGTGCTGCATCAGATGTTGAAAAAATTGTACCCTCTG GAAACACTGGTGGATCAAGTTGGGGTATCTCATCGATTTTTGGTGGAGGTGATAGCCGTATGACTATGAAGGAGAATATAGCTAGTAAACCACATGCTGAACCAGTTCACAGCATTGAGCAATCAATCTCTATGATCCATTTGAGAGAG CCACCTCCTATCTTGAGGCCATCGGAGAGCAATTCAGAGACGGAAGCTATTGAAATAACTGTGACAAAGTTGCTTTTGAGATCATACTACGGCATTGTCAGAAAAAATGTTGAGGATCTTATCCCCAAAGCAATTATGCACTTCTTG GTAAACAACACCAAGAGAGAGCTGCACAACGTCTTCATTAAAAAGCTATACAG AGACAACCTGTTTGAAGAAATGTTGCAAGAACCTGATGAGATAGCTGTGAAAAGAAAGCGCTGTCGAGAACTTCTCCGAGCTTATCAGCAGGCTTTTAAG gACTTGGAGGAACTGCCTCTGGAAGCTGAAACAGTTGAAAGAGGATACAGTTTGCCTGAAACATCTGGTTTGCCTAAAATTCATGGATTACCAACATCATCCATGTACTCTACAAGCAGTTCTGGAGACTATTATGCAGCTTCTCCGAAGCACTCTAGGTCAAAAAGGTCTTCCCATTCTGGGGAGCTGCAATCACCATTGCATGCCAATGCAGATTCCAATGGAAGTGGAAGGCCATTCATGTCAGGTTTTTATCCCACGGTGGATGCATGA
- the LOC114373325 gene encoding probable glycosyltransferase At5g03795, whose product MPVSRENSIWAVRNRARSSCGHAIAVFSDTRVCIGGYVLVLFIFYTQQPPDLPSDSDALRRTLPFSSGVFHSPEEAFRLDYQKMEEEFKVFVYPDGDPETYFHTPRKLTGKYASEGYFFKNIRESRFFTDDPRRAHLFFLPISCHKMRGRGLTNERMIDEVEKYVEHLKFEYPYWNRTLGADHFFVTCHDIGVKATKGVPHMMKNSIRVICSSRYDDDGYIPHKDVTLPQVQLPFFHPPGGNDIKNRNTLAFWAGRSDSRLKEDLIAIWDNDTEIDIQNSRVDLRATGPVVYMEKLYKSKFCLCPHGPIGSSRIADSIHFGCVPVIMSKYYDLPFNDILDWTQFSIVLKETDVYQLKYTLRSISEKHFITLNHNIVKIQKHFKWNTPPVRQDAFHMVMYELWRRRHLIRY is encoded by the exons ATGCCAGTTTCCCGAGAAAATTCAATTTGGGCAGTTCGGAATCGGGCTCGCAGCTCTTGCGGCCACGCAATCGCAGTCTTCTCCGACACCAGAGTGTGCATTGGCGGTTATGTCCTCGTGCTCTTCATCTTCTACACGCAACAACCTCCTGATCTCCCC TCCGATTCCGATGCGCTTCGTCGCACGTTGCCGTTCTCCTCCGGCGTCTTCCACTCTCCGGAGGAGGCTTTCCGCTTGGACTACCAGAAGATGGAGGAGGAGTTCAAGGTCTTCGTCTATCCCGACGGAGATCCCGAAACCTATTTCCACACGCCGAGGAAACTCACCGGAAAATACGCCAGCGAAGGCTACTTCTTCAAGAACATCAGAGAGAGCCGATTCTTCACCGATGATCCGCGTCGAGCTCACCTTTTCTTCCTTCCTATTTCTTGCCACAAAATGCGAGGCAGA GGGTTGACTAACGAGCGTATGATTGATGAAGTAGAGAAGTATGTGGAGCACCTAAAGTTTGAGTACCCTTATTGGAACAGAACATTGGGTGCTGATCACTTTTTTGTGACTTGTCACGATATCGGTGTCAAAGCTACTAAAGGAGTTCCACATATGATGAAAAATTCGATTCGAGTGATTTGTTCATCAAGGTATGACGACGACGGCTATATTCCACATAAGGATGTTACCCTCCCACAAGTTCAACTGCCATTTTTTCACCCTCCAGGAGGAAATGACATTAAGAATAG GAACACTCTTGCTTTCTGGGCTGGTCGTTCTGATTCTAGATTGAAAGAAGATCTAATAGCTATTTGGGACAATGATACTGAAATTGACATACAGAACAGCAGAGTTGACCTTCGAGCGACTGGGCCAGTGGTATACATGGAGAAACTTTATAAATCCAAGTTTTGTTTGTGCCCTCATGGGCCTATCGGCAGCAGTCGTATCGCAGACTCAATCCACTTTGGGTGTGTGCCAG TTATCATGTCAAAATATTATGACTTGCCTTTTAATGATATTCTGGATTGGACTCAATTTTCTATTGTACTGAAGGAAACCGACGTTTATCAGCTCAAATATACTCTCAGAAGCATATCTGAGAAACATTTCATCACATTGAATCATAACATAGTGAAG ATTCAAAAGCATTTCAAGTGGAATACACCTCCAGTCAGACAAGATGCGTTTCATATGGTCATGTATGAACTCTGGCGGCGCCGCCATCTGATTAGGTATTGA
- the LOC114375644 gene encoding coiled-coil-helix-coiled-coil-helix domain-containing protein 10, mitochondrial-like, with translation MPRGGGGSSGGGRSAHSARSHASRPVNHAPPPAPAQSDNRGSLFGTVAEGLAFGSGSAVAHRAVDSVFGPRTIQHEVAATGPPPASAANKLGGDACNVHAKAFQDCLNSYESDISKCQFYINMLAECRRNSGATLSA, from the exons ATGCCTCGCGGTGGTGGCGGTAGCTCCGGTGGCG GAAGATCTGCTCATTCAGCTCGAAGTCATGCTTCACGGCCAG TTAACCATGCTCCACCTCCAGCTCCTGCTCAGAGTGACAATCGTGGATCTCTCTTTGGGACTGTAGCTGAAG gatTGGCTTTTGGTTCTGGAAGTGCTGTGGCACACAGGGCTGTGGATTCTGTATTCGGTCCTCGAACTATTCAACATGAAGTAGCAGCTACTGGGCCTCCTCCTGCTTCTGCTGCTAATAAGCTGGGCGGTGATGCATGCAATGTTCACGCAAAGGCTTTCCAAGAT TGCCTGAACAGCTATGAGAGTGACATTAGCAAGTGCCAGTTTTACATAAACATGCTAGCAGAGTGCAGAAGAAATTCTGGAGCCACATTGAGTGCATGA
- the LOC114375643 gene encoding gamma-glutamyl peptidase 5-like, whose translation MGSKRYALLMCGEDSEYLVKMHGGTYGVFMKLLQEQEEKWDLYKLVQGEFPEQHDLPLYDGFVISGSCYDAHANDPWILDLIALVIKLDSMHKKILGICFGHQIIGRALGGKVGRSPNGWDIGVKAINVSSSLPLAFSSLKLPSKLSIYKCHRDEILELPPKAEVIAWSEMTGVEMFSYGDHMFGIQGHPEFTYDLLLFFIDRIIQRNLVQEAFAVDAKVKAASQEPDKEILKRLCVDFLKGRL comes from the exons atGGGTTCGAAGAGGTATGCGCTATTGATGTGCGGTGAGGATTCGGAGTACTTGGTGAAGATGCACGGAGGCACCTATGGGGTATTCATGAAGTTGCTCCAAGAGCAAGAGGAAAAGTGGGACCTCTACAAGCTCGTCCAAGGAGAGTTCCCGGAGCAGCATGACTTGCCTCTCTACGATGGCTTTGTCATCAGTGGAAGCTGCTatgatgcacatgccaatgacCCATGGATCCTTGACCTCATTGCTCTCGTTATCAAATTGGACTCCATGCACAAGAAGATCCTTGGCATTTGCTTTGGCCACCAG ATAATTGGGCGTGCATTGGGAGGAAAAGTGGGTCGCTCTCCCAATGGTTGGGACATTGGTGTTAAAGCTATAAACGTGTCATCATCTTTACCCTTGGCTTTCTCATCTCTTAAGCTCCCATCAAAGCTTTCCATTTACAAATGTCACCGGGATGAG ATCCTAGAGCTCCCTCCAAAAGCAGAGGTGATTGCTTGGTCAGAAATGACTGGAGTTGAGATGTTTAGCTATGGAGACCACATGTTTGGCATCCAAGGCCACCCGGAATTCACCTATGACCTTCTCTTGTTCTTTATTGACCGTATTATTCAGCGAAATTTGGTCCAG GAAGCGTTTGCTGTGGATGCAAAGGTTAAGGCGGCATCGCAAGAGCCAGATAAAGAGATATTGAAAAGATTGTGCGTTGATTTTCTAAAGGGTCGATTGTGA